A window of the Synechococcus sp. JA-3-3Ab genome harbors these coding sequences:
- the fabG gene encoding 3-oxoacyl-[acyl-carrier-protein] reductase yields MPSLHNQVAVVTGASRGIGRAIALHLGAIGAKVVVNYARSAAEAESLLQEIAALGGEGMAVAADVSQPQAVEQLFEQVMGRWGRVDVLVNNAGMARDTLLLRMKPEDWQAVLDLNLTGVFLCLKAAAKIMVKQRQGRIINITSVVGLVGNPGQANYSAAKAGVVGLTKTAARELASRNITVNAVAPGFITTQMTEKLDPGPILAQIPLGRLGSPAEVAGLVRFLAADPAAAYITGQVFAIDGGMVMS; encoded by the coding sequence TTGCCCTCGCTCCATAACCAGGTGGCGGTGGTCACCGGAGCCAGCCGGGGCATTGGCCGGGCCATTGCCCTTCACTTGGGGGCGATTGGCGCCAAGGTGGTCGTCAACTACGCTCGCTCCGCCGCCGAGGCCGAGTCGCTGCTGCAGGAGATCGCCGCCCTGGGGGGCGAAGGGATGGCTGTGGCCGCCGATGTCTCCCAGCCGCAGGCGGTGGAACAACTCTTCGAGCAGGTGATGGGGCGCTGGGGCCGGGTGGACGTGCTGGTGAACAATGCCGGCATGGCCCGCGACACCTTGCTGCTGCGCATGAAGCCGGAAGACTGGCAGGCGGTGCTGGATCTCAATCTCACCGGCGTCTTTCTGTGTCTGAAGGCGGCCGCCAAGATCATGGTCAAGCAGCGGCAGGGGCGCATCATCAACATCACCTCGGTGGTGGGCCTGGTGGGCAATCCCGGCCAGGCCAACTACAGCGCCGCCAAAGCAGGGGTGGTGGGCCTGACCAAGACGGCAGCCCGCGAGCTGGCCAGCCGCAACATCACCGTCAACGCCGTGGCACCGGGGTTCATCACCACCCAAATGACCGAAAAACTGGATCCTGGCCCGATTTTGGCGCAGATCCCCCTGGGGCGACTGGGATCCCCGGCAGAAGTGGCGGGGCTGGTGCGTTTTTTGGCGGCAGATCCGGCGGCGGCCTACATCACGGGACAGGTTTTTGCCATCGATGGTGGCATGGTGATGAGCTAG
- a CDS encoding RNA degradosome polyphosphate kinase, with the protein MTPRPQETDSPLSPHNPDATGCHPDAGQPGIPTAPIQEGYALPEQYFNRELSWIEFNARVLHEALDERTPLLERLKFLAIFESNLDEFFMVRVAVIRRQLETGVLVLTPDGLTPQQQLRQISNRLRPLIQKLHECFRQELVPKLAEQGIHIRDFSELAEPERQELREYFDRRLFPVLTPLAVDPGHPFPYISNLSLSLAVVVRDPETGKEHFARVKVPNTLPRFVPLRDGVSFVPLDQVIAHHLEALFVGMEVLEYYPFRITRDADLEIQEDEADDLLAAIQEELRKRRFGSVVRMEIAKSMPSAIRQRLCEELHLDADSVYEVDGLLNMGGLMAFLNLNRPDLKDPPWGPVTPPRLRTASVSDEPVDIFSVIREGDLLVHHPYDSFAASVERFLEEAANDPQVLTIKQTLYRTSGDSSVVGSLIQAAENGKQVAALVELKARFDEENNILWAKKLEKAGVHVAYGLPGLKIHCKLALVVREEGGSLRRYVHIGTGNYNPKTARIYTDLGLFTCDETLCNDVTELFNLLTGYSRQRHFRKLLVAPRTLRQGMEALIRREMRHAQAGQRGRIIVKVNSLTDPRMIQVLYEASQAGVEIDLIVRGMCCLKPGIPGLSERIRVISIIGRFLEHSRIFYFYNGGQEEYFIGSADYMTRNLDRRVEVVTPVEDPLLQQELKAILEICLTDNRQAWELRPDGTYVQRQPKPGEPVRSTHQRLMERAASRL; encoded by the coding sequence ATGACTCCGCGCCCCCAGGAAACGGACTCTCCCTTGTCGCCCCACAACCCCGACGCGACAGGCTGCCATCCCGATGCCGGACAGCCCGGGATCCCGACTGCGCCCATCCAGGAGGGCTATGCCTTGCCGGAGCAGTATTTCAACCGCGAGCTGAGCTGGATCGAGTTCAACGCCCGAGTGTTGCACGAGGCTCTGGACGAGCGCACTCCCCTGTTGGAGCGGCTGAAGTTTCTGGCCATCTTCGAGAGCAACCTGGACGAATTCTTCATGGTGCGAGTGGCGGTGATTCGCCGTCAGTTGGAGACGGGTGTGTTGGTGCTGACTCCAGATGGCCTCACACCGCAGCAGCAGTTGCGGCAGATCTCCAATCGCCTGCGCCCCCTGATTCAAAAGTTACACGAGTGTTTTCGGCAGGAACTGGTGCCTAAGCTGGCGGAACAGGGCATTCACATCCGCGATTTTTCCGAGCTGGCCGAACCGGAGCGGCAGGAGCTGCGGGAGTATTTCGACCGCCGCCTGTTTCCCGTGCTCACCCCCTTGGCGGTGGATCCGGGCCATCCTTTTCCCTATATCTCCAACCTCAGCCTCAGCTTGGCGGTGGTGGTGCGGGATCCGGAGACCGGCAAGGAACACTTTGCCCGCGTCAAGGTGCCCAACACCCTGCCCCGCTTTGTGCCGCTGCGGGACGGGGTGAGCTTCGTGCCGCTGGATCAGGTGATCGCCCATCACCTGGAGGCCCTGTTCGTGGGCATGGAAGTGCTGGAGTACTACCCCTTCCGCATCACTCGCGACGCCGATCTGGAGATCCAAGAGGACGAGGCCGACGATCTGCTGGCAGCCATTCAAGAAGAGCTGCGCAAACGGCGCTTTGGCTCGGTGGTGCGCATGGAGATCGCCAAGTCGATGCCCTCTGCCATTCGCCAACGGCTGTGCGAAGAGCTGCATCTGGATGCCGACTCCGTTTACGAGGTGGATGGGCTCCTCAACATGGGGGGGCTGATGGCGTTTCTCAACCTCAACCGCCCTGATTTAAAAGATCCCCCTTGGGGGCCCGTCACCCCTCCCCGCTTGCGTACTGCCTCGGTCAGCGATGAGCCGGTGGATATCTTCTCCGTCATCCGGGAAGGGGATCTGCTGGTGCACCACCCCTACGATTCCTTTGCTGCCAGTGTGGAACGGTTTTTGGAGGAGGCGGCCAACGATCCCCAGGTGCTCACCATCAAGCAAACCCTCTACCGCACCTCCGGCGACTCCTCGGTGGTGGGATCCCTCATCCAGGCTGCCGAGAACGGCAAGCAGGTGGCCGCCCTGGTGGAACTCAAAGCCCGTTTCGACGAAGAAAACAACATCCTCTGGGCCAAGAAGCTGGAAAAAGCTGGGGTGCACGTGGCCTACGGCCTGCCGGGGCTGAAGATCCACTGCAAACTGGCGCTGGTGGTGCGGGAAGAGGGGGGATCCCTGCGCCGCTATGTCCACATCGGCACCGGCAACTACAACCCCAAGACCGCCCGCATCTACACTGACTTGGGCCTGTTTACCTGCGATGAGACTCTCTGTAACGATGTAACAGAATTGTTTAACCTGCTGACGGGCTATTCGCGGCAACGGCACTTCCGCAAGCTGCTGGTGGCCCCTCGCACCCTGCGCCAGGGGATGGAAGCCTTGATCCGGAGAGAGATGCGCCATGCCCAAGCCGGCCAGCGGGGACGCATCATCGTCAAGGTCAACTCCCTCACCGACCCGCGCATGATCCAAGTGCTCTACGAGGCCAGCCAGGCAGGGGTGGAGATCGACCTCATTGTGCGTGGCATGTGCTGCCTGAAGCCAGGGATCCCGGGCCTGAGCGAGCGCATCCGTGTCATCAGCATCATCGGGCGCTTCTTGGAGCACTCCCGCATCTTCTACTTCTACAACGGCGGCCAGGAAGAGTACTTCATCGGCAGCGCCGACTACATGACCCGCAACCTGGATCGCCGCGTCGAGGTGGTAACCCCTGTAGAGGATCCCCTGTTGCAGCAAGAGCTGAAGGCGATCTTGGAGATCTGTCTGACGGATAACCGGCAAGCTTGGGAATTGCGTCCCGATGGCACCTACGTACAGCGACAGCCCAAGCCGGGAGAGCCGGTACGCTCCACCCACCAACGCCTGATGGAGCGGGCCGCCAGCCGCCTTTAG
- the lptC gene encoding LPS export ABC transporter periplasmic protein LptC, whose amino-acid sequence MQPSSSRILGWLVVLALLSAACGGPEPPPARDPEAPSAPISTPQLIYEDITLTQAKPDGGLLWRLQARLAEYESPPENGTTPVQLGSAHLQSIEGEFFDAEDRAIRVRAERGSAYPGERRLELTGQVEVESERDNLRLQAERLQWLPEQRLLEAEGQVQVELLDGRGSLEGDRLRIDFGQAQMQLENRDPSQPVRAKYRDPELELAARRFLWEFGAGEVQALGAVEVDAPQQRVRLSGEQLRAPLPLTELRLLGNVKAKAVRVGGTESLQTGQELQAQEIRWRIGSTQLQALGNVRYRQPGQALTVSGDSGILDWQANTARIQGNSQTQLTLP is encoded by the coding sequence ATGCAGCCCAGTTCTTCTCGGATCCTAGGTTGGCTAGTGGTTTTGGCCCTGCTGAGCGCTGCCTGTGGTGGGCCGGAGCCACCCCCGGCCAGGGATCCCGAGGCTCCTTCCGCACCCATCTCCACCCCCCAGTTGATCTACGAAGACATCACCCTCACCCAGGCCAAACCCGATGGTGGCCTGCTCTGGCGCCTCCAGGCTCGCCTGGCCGAATACGAGTCCCCCCCAGAAAATGGCACCACTCCCGTGCAGTTGGGATCCGCCCATTTGCAGTCTATCGAGGGAGAGTTTTTCGACGCAGAGGATCGCGCCATTCGCGTCCGGGCCGAGCGGGGATCCGCCTACCCCGGCGAGCGGCGGCTGGAACTGACGGGCCAGGTGGAGGTGGAATCGGAGCGGGACAACCTGCGCCTGCAGGCAGAGCGGCTGCAGTGGTTGCCGGAACAGCGCCTCCTCGAAGCCGAGGGCCAGGTGCAGGTGGAGCTGTTGGACGGCCGGGGATCTCTGGAGGGGGATCGCTTGCGCATCGACTTTGGCCAAGCCCAGATGCAACTGGAGAATCGGGATCCGAGCCAACCGGTGCGGGCCAAGTATCGGGATCCGGAGCTGGAGCTGGCCGCCCGCCGTTTCTTGTGGGAATTTGGCGCCGGCGAGGTGCAGGCGCTGGGAGCAGTCGAGGTGGATGCCCCCCAGCAAAGGGTGCGCCTCAGCGGCGAGCAGTTGCGGGCTCCGCTGCCCCTAACCGAGCTGCGCCTGCTGGGCAACGTGAAAGCCAAAGCCGTTCGCGTTGGCGGGACGGAGTCCCTGCAAACCGGCCAAGAGTTGCAGGCCCAAGAGATCCGCTGGCGCATCGGCTCCACCCAACTGCAGGCCCTGGGCAATGTGCGCTACCGCCAGCCCGGACAAGCCCTGACCGTGAGCGGCGACAGCGGCATCCTAGACTGGCAGGCCAACACCGCCCGGATCCAGGGCAACAGCCAAACCCAGCTCACTTTGCCCTAG
- a CDS encoding DUF3531 family protein: MQVEFRECDPGNLWIWFEFAEPPVPAELEYLKEVLESWYVLGKLGGFNAERLVAQEAEVDLSYLEYPSDSAPLTSLMHNMGSLEEKGNWARCWFDLGTADALALDVLINALRTLSLEYINLSRVIIGGQNEDWPTPDPEETDVYDDLNGYLRDHWGEEGELE, translated from the coding sequence ATGCAAGTGGAGTTTCGCGAGTGCGATCCGGGAAATCTCTGGATCTGGTTTGAGTTTGCGGAGCCGCCGGTTCCAGCGGAGCTGGAGTACCTCAAGGAGGTGCTGGAATCCTGGTATGTGCTGGGCAAGCTGGGGGGATTCAACGCCGAGCGCCTGGTGGCCCAAGAGGCGGAGGTGGATCTGAGCTATTTGGAGTACCCCAGCGACTCAGCTCCCTTGACCTCCCTGATGCACAACATGGGATCCTTGGAAGAAAAGGGCAACTGGGCCCGCTGCTGGTTTGACCTGGGCACGGCCGATGCCTTGGCGCTGGATGTGCTGATCAACGCCCTGCGCACCCTCAGCCTCGAGTACATTAACCTCAGCCGCGTCATCATCGGCGGGCAGAACGAGGACTGGCCAACACCGGATCCCGAGGAGACCGATGTCTATGATGATCTCAACGGCTACCTGCGGGATCATTGGGGGGAAGAGGGAGAGCTGGAATAG
- a CDS encoding branched-chain amino acid ABC transporter permease translates to MLSYAIFFLVLVGIYGVLVLGLNIQWGYAGMFNIGVGAFFAVGAYASAIATTPPTPEHLGGFDLPFWVGFAMAVVAAGAIAFLIGLITLKLRSDYLAIATIGIAEIISQILKNEGWLTNGVRGITRIPRPFRGWIPGQDTLLYLGLVLLVLAVVYWLSERAYRSPWGRVLRAIREDEPAALAAGKDVLQFRLQAFVLGSMLMGLAGALYAHFVNFISPEAFQPEFATFIVWVMLIAGGSGNNRGALLGALVIWGVWSGSEWLTNRLPPQWATRAGPLRILLIGILLQVILLTRSQGLLPERPPKPVVATSVSSKQNPAG, encoded by the coding sequence ATGTTGAGCTACGCCATTTTCTTTTTGGTTTTGGTGGGGATCTACGGCGTGCTGGTGCTGGGCCTCAATATCCAGTGGGGCTACGCCGGCATGTTCAACATTGGGGTGGGGGCCTTTTTTGCTGTGGGGGCCTACGCCAGCGCCATTGCCACGACGCCGCCCACCCCTGAGCACCTGGGCGGGTTCGATCTGCCGTTCTGGGTGGGCTTTGCCATGGCGGTGGTCGCCGCCGGGGCGATCGCCTTCTTGATCGGCTTGATCACCCTCAAGCTGCGCTCCGACTACTTGGCCATCGCCACCATCGGCATTGCCGAGATCATCAGCCAAATCCTGAAAAACGAGGGCTGGCTGACCAACGGCGTGCGTGGCATCACCCGCATTCCGCGGCCCTTTCGCGGCTGGATCCCAGGACAGGATACGCTGCTGTACTTGGGCTTGGTGCTGCTGGTCTTGGCGGTGGTTTACTGGCTGAGCGAGCGGGCCTATCGCTCTCCTTGGGGACGGGTGCTGCGGGCTATCCGCGAGGACGAGCCGGCAGCCCTAGCCGCTGGCAAAGATGTGCTCCAGTTTCGTTTGCAGGCATTTGTCCTGGGATCCATGCTCATGGGGCTGGCGGGGGCGCTCTATGCCCATTTTGTCAACTTCATCAGCCCGGAAGCCTTCCAGCCGGAGTTTGCCACCTTCATCGTCTGGGTGATGTTGATTGCCGGGGGCAGCGGCAACAACCGCGGCGCCCTGCTGGGGGCGCTGGTGATTTGGGGCGTGTGGTCGGGCAGCGAATGGTTGACCAACCGTCTGCCGCCCCAATGGGCCACCCGGGCCGGCCCCTTGCGCATTTTGTTGATCGGGATCTTGCTGCAGGTGATTCTTCTCACGCGCTCCCAAGGGCTGTTGCCAGAACGTCCGCCCAAGCCTGTTGTGGCTACTTCCGTTTCGTCTAAGCAGAACCCAGCAGGATAG
- a CDS encoding branched-chain amino acid ABC transporter permease, translated as MTQLLQLFIYGLVLGSIYALGAIGVSLTFGILRFANFAHGDLMTLGAYFALTFVGWGWPLEVSWIPAALATALCAVGIDQLVYRRLRREAPVILLISSFGTALILRSLVQILWGPNNQVYRSGIQLPWQFWGLRVKPDWVAILVGTALLVVALHLFLQHTRVGKAMRAMADNFDLAKVTGIDTERIILWTWAIGAALACVAGIFLGLDTRLHPTMGWRLLLPVFAAAILGGIGRPYGAIAGGLVIGLAEEFSTLVLSPAYKTGVAFAILVLLLILRPTGLLGGRA; from the coding sequence GTGACCCAACTGTTGCAACTGTTCATCTACGGCCTCGTCCTGGGCAGCATCTATGCTTTGGGGGCGATTGGGGTGTCTCTCACGTTTGGCATTTTGCGCTTTGCCAACTTTGCCCACGGGGATCTGATGACCTTGGGGGCCTACTTTGCCCTGACGTTTGTCGGCTGGGGTTGGCCGCTAGAGGTGAGCTGGATCCCGGCGGCCTTGGCGACAGCACTGTGTGCGGTGGGGATCGACCAACTGGTCTATCGCCGCCTGCGCCGGGAAGCGCCGGTGATTTTGCTGATCTCTTCTTTTGGCACGGCCCTGATCTTGCGCAGCTTGGTGCAGATTCTCTGGGGGCCCAACAACCAGGTGTACCGCAGCGGCATCCAGTTGCCCTGGCAGTTTTGGGGGCTGCGCGTCAAACCGGATTGGGTAGCGATTCTGGTGGGAACGGCGCTGTTGGTGGTGGCGCTGCACCTGTTTTTGCAGCACACGCGGGTGGGGAAAGCCATGCGGGCCATGGCCGACAATTTTGACTTGGCCAAGGTGACCGGCATCGATACGGAGCGGATCATTCTCTGGACTTGGGCCATTGGCGCCGCCTTGGCCTGTGTGGCGGGCATCTTCCTGGGCCTGGATACGCGGCTGCACCCCACCATGGGCTGGCGGCTGCTGTTGCCCGTTTTCGCTGCAGCCATCCTCGGCGGCATTGGTCGCCCTTACGGGGCCATCGCCGGGGGGCTGGTGATTGGCCTGGCGGAGGAGTTTTCTACTTTGGTGCTCAGCCCAGCCTACAAGACGGGGGTGGCCTTTGCCATTCTGGTGCTGTTGCTGATCTTGCGGCCCACAGGGCTGTTGGGAGGACGGGCCTGA
- a CDS encoding transposase, with the protein MVTDEGEVIEVPQYYRKAQKPLKRLQRSVSRKQKGSNRYQKAVKRLSKAHQKVANQRRDFHHKVAHQLLQDI; encoded by the coding sequence TTGGTCACCGATGAGGGTGAGGTTATCGAGGTTCCTCAGTATTACCGTAAAGCGCAAAAGCCCCTCAAGCGGCTGCAACGGTCTGTATCGCGCAAGCAGAAGGGGTCAAACCGCTACCAGAAAGCGGTCAAGAGGTTGAGCAAGGCGCATCAGAAAGTAGCCAACCAGCGCCGGGATTTTCACCACAAAGTTGCTCATCAGCTTTTGCAAGACATATAG
- a CDS encoding helix-turn-helix domain-containing protein, whose product MRTAYQYRLRPTASQVALMGEWLELLRKQYNYRLAERFNGWEQNRFPSDEAGLYPGKVYPSAQDWAGQAHPTPSFAGRLRD is encoded by the coding sequence ATGAGAACCGCTTACCAGTACCGCTTGCGGCCTACTGCTAGCCAAGTCGCCCTGATGGGTGAGTGGCTGGAGCTGCTGCGTAAGCAGTACAACTATCGCTTGGCAGAACGGTTCAACGGGTGGGAGCAAAATCGCTTTCCCTCAGATGAAGCAGGACTGTATCCGGGGAAAGTTTATCCATCTGCCCAAGATTGGGCCGGTCAAGCTCATCCAACACCGTCCTTTGCCGGACGGCTTCGTGATTAA
- a CDS encoding DoxX family protein produces the protein MALTQQFPVLLVSVLRHDSVPPRWSQLGWTVLRVVAGLFMIHNGLDKLADIEGFAAAYVEVIGLPFPIFFSYVAAYTELIAAPLVALGLFTRPAALSLVATMAVAMFHHIKVAGFSIPYLELSAIYAAIFLAFAVNGGGWFSLDQLLVNGIEAGLNRSSRQKLESLQSSLQATEQVIALGEQEAEAAQTPRS, from the coding sequence ATGGCACTCACTCAGCAGTTTCCCGTGCTGCTCGTCTCGGTTTTGCGTCACGACAGCGTTCCTCCGCGGTGGTCCCAGTTGGGGTGGACCGTCTTGCGGGTGGTGGCGGGGCTATTCATGATTCACAACGGCCTCGACAAGCTGGCCGATATCGAAGGGTTTGCGGCGGCCTATGTGGAAGTGATCGGCTTGCCGTTCCCCATCTTTTTCTCCTATGTAGCCGCCTACACTGAACTGATCGCAGCTCCCCTGGTGGCCCTGGGCCTGTTCACGCGGCCCGCCGCATTGAGCCTGGTGGCCACGATGGCGGTGGCCATGTTTCACCACATCAAGGTGGCCGGCTTCAGCATTCCTTACCTGGAGCTATCGGCCATCTACGCGGCCATCTTCTTGGCCTTTGCCGTCAATGGCGGCGGTTGGTTCTCTCTGGATCAGCTCTTGGTGAACGGCATTGAGGCGGGGCTGAACCGCTCCAGCCGACAAAAGTTGGAGAGCTTGCAGTCTTCGCTGCAGGCCACCGAGCAGGTGATCGCCCTGGGCGAGCAAGAGGCCGAAGCTGCCCAAACCCCTCGCTCCTAA
- a CDS encoding sulfatase: MAEAALGERPNILLIVLDTQRADRLSCYWSEEERARQVPTSPNLDRLAAESTLFERAIAPAQWTIPSHASLFTGEYPSTHQTVQADLELSPALPTLAELLKLGGYTTVGFCNNPLVGILKNGLRRGFDTFYNYGGALPTRPPEGNPLPTPLNRWLAAYTQFWRRLSYPVQNAFARSDTLFQLALHPWFASLWTRLMNFKGNTAASIADLNGYLQQIARRQLDGQAPPFFCFVNLMEPHLPYWPPEPFVQKYAPYFKTNREARDFLREYNAQPYRWMAPLPQPLSPLQAQVLRDIYDAEVAYQDHLLGSVFETLRHTGLEQNTLVAIVADHGEGLGEHDFVGHAFVVYEELIRVPLILHYPGYFPAGKRVATPVSTRRLFHTLLEAAGFRPSLSLANGAPRVSLQLRREIARLSLSRTLAGEDPEQGVVLSEAFPPQILLRAMENRNDNLLQARACYDTRRALYEGVTKLIQTGDRPSLYNLEQDPAELQDLLAAGIPSEPGSLSPQAWLDRLRQGLRQWLEWAESRRPSTAPRRVDMESNTDLVRRMQELGYLE, translated from the coding sequence ATGGCAGAGGCCGCCTTGGGGGAACGCCCCAACATTCTGTTGATCGTGCTCGATACCCAACGGGCGGATCGCCTTTCCTGCTACTGGTCAGAGGAAGAGCGGGCCCGCCAGGTGCCCACCAGCCCCAACCTGGATCGGCTGGCGGCAGAATCCACCCTCTTCGAGCGGGCCATCGCCCCCGCCCAGTGGACGATCCCCTCCCACGCCTCCCTGTTTACGGGGGAATATCCCAGCACCCACCAGACTGTCCAGGCAGACCTGGAGCTGAGCCCCGCCCTGCCCACCCTGGCGGAGCTGTTGAAACTGGGCGGCTACACCACCGTGGGCTTTTGCAACAACCCCCTGGTCGGGATCCTGAAAAACGGACTGCGGCGCGGCTTTGACACCTTCTACAACTACGGCGGGGCCCTGCCCACCCGCCCCCCCGAAGGCAATCCCTTGCCCACCCCCCTCAACCGCTGGCTGGCCGCCTACACCCAGTTTTGGCGCCGCCTCTCCTACCCGGTGCAAAACGCCTTTGCCCGCTCTGATACTCTCTTCCAACTGGCGCTGCACCCCTGGTTTGCCTCCCTCTGGACCCGGCTGATGAACTTCAAGGGCAACACGGCTGCCTCCATTGCTGACCTCAACGGTTACTTGCAGCAGATAGCCCGCCGCCAGTTGGATGGGCAAGCGCCGCCCTTCTTTTGCTTTGTCAACCTGATGGAGCCCCACCTGCCCTACTGGCCGCCGGAGCCCTTTGTGCAGAAATATGCTCCCTACTTCAAGACCAACCGCGAGGCGCGCGACTTTTTGCGGGAGTATAACGCCCAGCCCTACCGCTGGATGGCGCCCCTGCCCCAGCCGCTTTCCCCGCTGCAGGCCCAGGTGCTCAGGGACATCTACGATGCCGAGGTGGCCTACCAGGATCACCTGCTGGGATCCGTCTTCGAGACCCTGCGCCACACCGGCCTAGAGCAGAACACCCTGGTGGCCATCGTCGCCGATCACGGCGAAGGCTTAGGGGAACACGACTTTGTCGGCCACGCCTTTGTGGTTTACGAAGAGCTGATCCGCGTCCCCCTGATCCTGCACTACCCCGGCTACTTTCCAGCAGGAAAGCGCGTGGCCACCCCCGTTTCCACCCGCCGCCTCTTCCATACTCTCTTGGAAGCAGCCGGCTTCCGCCCCAGCCTTTCTCTAGCCAACGGCGCCCCCCGCGTCAGCCTCCAGCTTCGCCGCGAGATCGCCCGCCTCAGCCTGAGCCGCACCCTGGCCGGCGAGGATCCGGAGCAGGGAGTGGTGCTCAGCGAAGCCTTCCCGCCCCAGATTCTCCTGCGCGCCATGGAAAACCGCAACGACAACCTGCTGCAGGCGCGCGCCTGTTACGACACCCGCCGCGCTCTCTACGAAGGGGTGACCAAGCTGATCCAAACCGGAGATCGCCCCAGCCTCTACAACCTGGAGCAGGATCCGGCGGAACTGCAGGACTTGCTGGCGGCCGGGATCCCTTCTGAGCCGGGATCCCTTTCCCCCCAGGCTTGGCTAGACCGCCTGCGGCAAGGGCTGAGGCAGTGGTTGGAGTGGGCAGAATCGCGCCGGCCCAGCACCGCTCCTCGCCGAGTTGACATGGAAAGCAACACAGACTTGGTGCGGCGGATGCAAGAGCTGGGCTACCTGGAGTAG